The following coding sequences are from one Capsicum annuum cultivar UCD-10X-F1 chromosome 3, UCD10Xv1.1, whole genome shotgun sequence window:
- the LOC107866393 gene encoding F-box protein At4g00893-like, giving the protein MEEECIGTRNSSRAWCDLHSELLIEIANSLGLFDLLGFRGVCKGWRAASFSASATIESASGMKPCFLLHNDHDEKTVLFNPTTNKNYTINIPELKEATCLASTQGWLLVSQKGHIFFFCPFSRAKIDLPPLHKSEISPRAAVFTSPPLSNDCTTAIIYKNNDQILELDVLERGVSSWIKYEYDLKVKMSSFGVVKGVTFHDGCFYILDDKNKLLTFTLEDKSFETYTIVEGKHPNLETLPFRYKEKCFTKSDLKKQMNLGDDVAIFICGASYFGGTSEILIKNENVEASMEGIEGQHYKGVWIQPRFFQLPPNYSWSL; this is encoded by the exons ATGGAAGAAGA GTGCATTGGAACAAGGAATTCATCAAGAGCATGGTGTGATCTGCATTCAGAGCTTTTAATAGAAATAGCAAACAGCTTAGGACTATTTGATCTTCTTGGGTTTCGCGGAGTTTGCAAAGGTTGGCGCGCTGCTTCTTTCTCAGCTTCTGCCACCATTGAATCGGCTAGTGGCATGAAGCCCTGTTTCCTACTTCACAATGACCACGATGAGAAGACGGTCCTCTTCAACCCGACCACCAACAAGAATTACACCATCAATATACCCGAATTGAAAGAAGCAACTTGCCTTGCATCAACACAAGGTTGGTTACTTGTGTCCCAAAAGGGTCATATTTTCTTCTTCTGCCCTTTCTCTCGCGCGAAAATTGACCTTCCTCCACTTCATAAATCTGAAATCTCCCCCCGGGCTGCTGTTTTTACATCTCCTCCTTTGTCAAATGATTGTACCACGGCTATCATTTATAAAAACAACGATCAAATCTTGGAACTAGATGTGCTAGAACGCGGAGTTAGCTCGTGGATTAAATACGAATATGATCTCAAAGTCAAAATGAGTAGTTTTGGTGTTGTTAAAGGTGTAACTTTTCATGATGGTTGTTTCTATATCTTAGATGATAAGAACAAGTTATTGACATTCACATTGGAAGATAAAAGTTTTGAGACGTACACAATAGTTGAAGGTAAGCATCCAAATTTGGAAACCCTGCCCTTTAGGTACAAGGAGAAATGTTTCACTAAAAGTGATCTGAAAAAACAGATGAATCTTGGTGATGATGttgctatttttatttgtggtgcCTCTTATTTTGGAGGTACTTcagaaattttgataaaaaatgaaaacgTTGAGGCTAGTATGGAAGGAATAGAAGGTCAACATTACAAAGGAGTTTGGATTCAGCCTAGATTCTTTCAACTCCCTCCAAATTATAGTTGGTCACTTTGA